The following nucleotide sequence is from Apium graveolens cultivar Ventura chromosome 4, ASM990537v1, whole genome shotgun sequence.
GAAGTATAATTTTTTACGGgttcaacaaattttacatattATCCCGCGAATTGTaataaattttacaatttattaCATGTACATTAAAACATTAATAATGTAATTAGTTTTTATCAACTAAAACCGCGAATTGATACTCACTCAGTTTCAGAATAAATGTTAACTTTTTTAAAAACACATATTAAGAAAAATGTTGataaattaattatattaattgtTGACTTTAATATGTGGAATAAAGTTAatcttgaaaataaaaataagacACATGAATtataattgattttgaaaatataaatttatattaaaagttGAAGTGTACAATAAATTgaatcaaaatttattttaaaggTGGACATCTATTATAAATCGGGGTGAGTTTATACTATTCTGAATTGCATATTACTTTTGactttaaactatttttaaattTCACTGAAATTTAATGTCAGAAATATTTTAAGCTCATCACTTGGAAAGTTTCGTTGTCAAATGATTGTATAATTAATAACGAATCACAATAATTATTACTGATTACGATTTTCGCTACTCTCAAAATTATCAAAGAAAAGTCGTAATAATCAATGACGGACAATGACAAATAAACAACGGATAATATTTTTAGTTTATAtgtaattatatttttttttacataGAAAACCCGCATCCGCTGATGCGTACTAATTCAGGTTTTTAAATTACCTGGAGATAATAGTGTCAGATTCGATACATAAACCAGCAGACAAGTACTCCAGCAGGAGTATCATAAACCAAAATTAAAGCCAACAAACACCACCACCATATCTCATAATTAGCTTAGTACGTTACTTTTTGCTGCTACTATTTCAAAATGATCAACATTCTACTTGTTAGATTTATGAGTAGTGTGTTTCACACAGCTCATTCCACCTCTTTACACACCTCTGCTTCTTCCATTCCTTCATCCTAACTTGCAAACCAGGTTTCTTGTTTTTTTCCAAATTTTTCGGAAAAATGCTGTGTACCAGGGATCGAAAAAGTAGGGATGGATCGTTCCCGGTTCACCTGAATGTTTATGATCTCACCTCTGTTAATGGCTATGCTTATTGGCTTGGCCTCGGAGCCTATCACTCTGCCGTTCAAGGTCCTGGAGAACGAAAATAATCTTGTTTTTTTTATCACTCTCTATCATTTTCTGCTGTTTTTTGTTCAAACTAATTTTTTTTGTTGTGATTGCATCAATCAGTTCACGGGATTGAGTATGCATTTGGAGCGCATGAGTATTCTACGTCGGGGATTTTTGAAGGTGAACCGAAGAAATGCCAGGAGTTTACGTTTAGGAAATCGATTTTGATCGGATGGACAGACATGAACTTTGAAGATGTGAAAAGAGTGATGGAAGAGGAACTTGCTAGTGTCTATATAGGAACTGCATATAATCTCATCACCAAGAATTGCAACCATTTTTGCAACGACGCTTGCATTAAACTCACAGGGAACCCTATCCCTAGCTGGGTAAATCGACTGGCCAGAATAGGTAACTTTTGCTTCATAAAGTACGAGAAGTCGAGAATTATCAAGTTTTTTACCTTGATTATTTGTTGATGAATGGTTTGCAGGCTTCTTCTGCAACTGCATCATTCCAGCACGCTTGAAATCCGCAAAAATTGGAAGAGGTGGAGCTGAAGTGGTCTGCGATGAAGAGGAGGAAGAGAACAAACTCGTAAATCCATCACATGATTACTTAACTTCCACATCAAGTTCATCTTCATCTTCGTCTTCCAGCTCTCCTACAAGAGATGAGAGCACCAGAATTTCTTCGCCGCCGCTGCCTCCATTGGTTCTTCCTTCTCCATCTTCATAGTACCTGTTTAAAATGTACTCTCTCCTGCACATTTTCTCCACTATTTCTTTTATTTGATTCTTTCCTTGTGATTGCATAATGCTTACTACTTTATAAGATGCCTTGGCTAAACAGATTTTTCCTACTTTGATTCCAAAGATACTGTTCTTTTGCTCTTTACTTTTTCGAACATGCAGGGCATAGCTGTAAATGATAAAAATTAAAAAGCATCGGAACACATCGCATTTTTACAGATTCTTGTAATCCCGAAAAACAGCAATTTGTGATAGAATATCCACAATTCACAGCTTCTATAAACTAAAATCAACATCTGCAAGTTTGATGTATCTAATGTACCATGTAATACACTTTACTGAAATGTATTAAATATCGAACAT
It contains:
- the LOC141717480 gene encoding deSI-like protein At4g17486; this encodes MLCTRDRKSRDGSFPVHLNVYDLTSVNGYAYWLGLGAYHSAVQVHGIEYAFGAHEYSTSGIFEGEPKKCQEFTFRKSILIGWTDMNFEDVKRVMEEELASVYIGTAYNLITKNCNHFCNDACIKLTGNPIPSWVNRLARIGFFCNCIIPARLKSAKIGRGGAEVVCDEEEEENKLVNPSHDYLTSTSSSSSSSSSSSPTRDESTRISSPPLPPLVLPSPSS